A window of Candidatus Eremiobacteraceae bacterium genomic DNA:
GGTTGAGGACCGCCTAGAAAGATTCCGAACCCAAGTATCGACCTCGGCCATTGAGTCAATGAGGCAGGCGCAGTCGAATTCCTCACCGTTCGACCCTAGTTCACCAACCTTTGGATAAAAATGAGATTGAAAGACGTATCGACCTTCATAGAAACTTGTGGCCGGATAAAAATCGACTTCCGGCCTATACTCAAATACCACCTTGCTGTCGACTGCAATGTTTTGGCTGTCTTCAATCAGGCGATCCCAACGGATCTTTCGGGCGTTGCTCCTCAATCTATCAAGTACTCTAGCCACAGACGACCTGAGACGAAACCGATCAGTAATAAGTCGCTCTAGCGAAACGCCTTGACGTACGAGAGTTAGGTTCAGGGTGGAATTGATAAGCGATACCGCTTGTTCGCGGGGCAAGTCGGGATGAGAAATTGAGCGATCAATCCAGAGTGCCAGATCGCGAAGGCTCCAGTTGGGGACTCCCTCGAGCAACGATTGTTGGTAAGCGAGGTCATCCGACAAGGATCTAATGCTTATGCGACCTTCGTTCCCAACATCTATAGTACCGGTCCCCCCCTGCGCACCACTAATCGACAGCTCTTCCGAAGCCACGGCGACTAAGGTTTCATCGGAGATGTCGCCCCAAGCTGCCTGAAGTAAGCTATCATCGAGAACGTGCCGACCACTCCCTAACTCAATTGTCAATTGCGGAATAGTGACTGGACGCCTTGGCTCCACTGAGGTCGTCGGCGTGCCGGTAGCCCTAAGCCTGGCGCAAAGCTCATCGACTAGCTCTCGATCTTGAGGTGACGTAAACGAATTCCTAATATGTTCTTGTTCCCATTCCGTTGGCGTGGTTAGCAAAGTAAGCGTCAAGTCAGCGGGGTTAAAATTGATGCTACTCCTAACGGAGGCAGGTAAGGACGAAAAGATAGGCGGTTGCGAAACCTGGGTAGTTCGGTCCCGTATCTGCTCAGGGGTCAATTGCAATGGGCTTGTGACAAGTACTTGCTGCGCAAGGAATCTCTCGAATCCATTTTCTACAAGGGCATCGGCTAAAGTGTTTGCCGTGTTTGAGAAAGAATCCGACGTTGCTATAGCGTAAGCTCTACACAGCTCAGGGTGAGCCTGCGGTCGCCCATAGGGCATTCTAAGCACCCTGCCAAGTATTTGTTCCACAGCCGTTGCTGAATTCAAATTCGCAACGGTGAATAGCACGTACGCGAACGAGCAGTCCCAACCTTCGGCGAGCGCTTGAACCGTCACGATGTAGCGAATGTGGCAATCAGACGAGAACAAGTCGATACCCGTGACTTCATGCACGCTTGATGTTTGCTCCGCGACTTGTTCCCGAGGTACAGCACAATCAGATACTAAACTGTTGATTATCCTTTCTACGGTGACGTTCGTGCCTGACTGAGATCGAGGCTGTGCTTGAATCAAGAGTATTGGTCTTACATACGAAGAACGGTCTTGTGACGCAGAGATGCTCTCAAGACGTGAGCGCAGCTGAACGGCTTGCGCAAGACCTGCCTCCCATGATGCCTCCGTGTGAAGCTGAATAGGAAGCTTGATCATTCCCTCAGATTTCAATTCGAGAGCTGATACGTGCCACAAGATGTTGCTTGCGAACGAGTTCCGCGTGGGATCGTGAGTGGTTTGAGGCGTCGCTGTGAATTCAACTATACTTATGGGTCTCAACCGGGCTATTGTCTCGAACGACAAGGGCGTTCGGGCATTGTGAGCTTCGTCGACAATCACTAGCGGGCGATGAAGGCGCAGCACATTGCAGAGAGATGCGACCGGCGTTTGCTCAGATGTAAGCTCAAGCGCTTCTATGAGCTCAGGTCGTAGCCTTTGGAAGTGTTCGAGCAAAGCGCCATTCTCTTGATACACGCGTCGACCGTCAGTATCGGTGACGCGGAGACTCGCGAGTGTCGCTACGACCACCGTAAGTCTGTTCTCTAGGATCGCTCTTTCTACGGCTAGCGCCTCTCTGATGTCCAAAACCGTAACTCGGCTCGGATACGCCCTCTCCAGGACAACCCGGTAGGGGTGGGTGGGATTCCGGAGGGAACTCAAAGTCTGTGTGCGGATCGCATTCGAGGGGACAAGCCAAACTACGACGCAAGTTCCCGCGCCGAGTACCTCAGTGCCGACGGTGACGACCGTATTGGCGGCCATAAAAGTCTTGCCGCCTCCGGTGGGCACGCGAAGACATACATAAGGGATCTCTGGGAGATCGGGTATCGCAATAAATGGAACGGCGGCTCCCGTTAGAGCTTCGGTTGTTTCACTGAACGCTCTCGCGGCGTCACCGGACTGCACGAACGACGTGAAGTACCGTGTCACCGCGCTCATCGCCTCTTGCTGGTATTGTTTCAGCTCAAACATCACAGATCAGTGATTGACCAAAAAGTCATATGGCAACTGTCGAAAGGTTATACCCCTACTCTTGAGGAGTCGTCCATCAAGATGACACGCCTCAGCGTAGACGACGTGCGAGGTCGCTTCTTCTCTCAGCATGCCGAGTGAATCTAGATCAAGAACGAGTCGCTCTCCCTTGGAGCCAGGCCTAGGACTGCAGAGATAGTACGCCACGCCGTCTGCGGTGTCTAAGTACTCATCCGAGGAAATCGGACGCGTTATCGACCTTCTCGTTTCGAGATAATACACGTACTGCGCTAACTGTTCCCGGGATACTTTCGAGTTGAGGTCTCCATCCTCGGTGAGGAGGCGCTCTCCCAAGGTTGCGCAATTAATAGACCCGCCCAACCCTGGTACGTGCTGGCCGGATCGCGTGCTATAACCACTCATCACATTACGCAGCCGTGGTACCGTAACGTTCTCAAAAATGTGAGGTTCTAACTCAACGAGTACAAACCGGCGAGTTCCTCCGTCTTCACTGTTGAGCTTCAAAACAGCATGACCGGTCGTGCCACTTCCCGCGAAGGAGTCCAAAACGATAGCGGTTGGATCGGTCTTTGTAGCTGCGCGTACAAGGTAATGGATAAGGCTAACTGGCTTGGGATAGGGGAATGCTTGCCCCTGTTCTACCCCGAGTATTTCTGAAAGTTCGCGCGAAGCGTCTTCGTTCGTCCCAATGCCAAGTTTTGTCCCAAGCACGTCTAAGAGCTCCTCGCGAGCGACTTCGGAATCATCTACGTTGGCATCTTCGTCGAGCAACGTTCTTGGTCTCTTGAACTTCTCAGCCTGATTCCAGCGCAGCGCGTTAAACCCAAACTCATTGGAGAGCGTGACCTTCGTCCCTAGTGTAATCTCTTCGTCTAGTTTCTCTTGAGTCCAGACAAAATTTGCACGCGCCCTAAAGGCGCAGGTTACGATCCCGCCCTCGATGACGAGCTCGTCTAGAAACTCAACTGCCGTGCCGCCTTCGCCGCGAATGCCGGGTGCATACTTACCGTCGCCTAAGCCACCGCGAGCGCTTCCATTCTTCCTCGCAACGATCAGGTTAGCCGGGAACGTCAACGTCTTGCTCGCGTTCGTACGCTTTACGAGCGGTTGAAGTTTGTCAGAATATGCCGGTTCCCCAAAAAGGCTCGTATCTTGAATCTCCTTCGCGTAGGCGAAAACGAAGTCTGTCATCTTGCGCATCGTGCCGGAAAGGTGACTTCCCTTTTTCTTACGCACCCAAGTTAGAATTCCGATCCGATTGCGCTCGAGAAAGATTTCGTCCATGAGGTTTGCAAGATGACCAGCCTCATTTTCGTCAATGGTTACGAAGATCACGCCGTCATCGCTCAAAAACTCACGAAGCAGCCGCAACCTCGGATACATCATGCAAAGCCACTTGTCGTGCCTTGTAAGATCTTCGCCGACCGGCCCGACCACCTGCCCCAACCAACGACGGATCTCAGGTGAGTTGACGGCATCATTGTATATCCACTTTTCGGTTCCAGTGTTATACGGCGGATCAATAAATATGCACTTTACGCGCTTCGCCAAATAGGGCAATAAAGACCGCAGTGCGATGAGATTGTCCCCTCGTACGACAATGTTGCCTCCAACAGAGCTATTACCCGCCAACCCAGGCAACCAGTCGAGGAGCTGGAACGGCACATCCTGGTCGTGATGGATGACCGCGTCTTTCCCAATCCAATCCAACGAAGGCATTGCTTTACCCCGTCCGGGTGGAATGCGCTGACAGAAAGTCTATCGTTGCAACATCAATAGTGAACAAGGCGGGCCACGACCTGCGCGTTGCGATGGCTAATTGCCGCCGATTCAGCGACCGACGGCCCGTCTCATCGCGGTAAGACTCGGTTTTGACTGGAGCCACGGCGGCGGATCGACAAGGATGTCGGCACTCAGGTTTCAGTGTCTTCGACCTTCCCCGCAACTAAT
This region includes:
- a CDS encoding site-specific DNA-methyltransferase, whose protein sequence is MDWIGKDAVIHHDQDVPFQLLDWLPGLAGNSSVGGNIVVRGDNLIALRSLLPYLAKRVKCIFIDPPYNTGTEKWIYNDAVNSPEIRRWLGQVVGPVGEDLTRHDKWLCMMYPRLRLLREFLSDDGVIFVTIDENEAGHLANLMDEIFLERNRIGILTWVRKKKGSHLSGTMRKMTDFVFAYAKEIQDTSLFGEPAYSDKLQPLVKRTNASKTLTFPANLIVARKNGSARGGLGDGKYAPGIRGEGGTAVEFLDELVIEGGIVTCAFRARANFVWTQEKLDEEITLGTKVTLSNEFGFNALRWNQAEKFKRPRTLLDEDANVDDSEVAREELLDVLGTKLGIGTNEDASRELSEILGVEQGQAFPYPKPVSLIHYLVRAATKTDPTAIVLDSFAGSGTTGHAVLKLNSEDGGTRRFVLVELEPHIFENVTVPRLRNVMSGYSTRSGQHVPGLGGSINCATLGERLLTEDGDLNSKVSREQLAQYVYYLETRRSITRPISSDEYLDTADGVAYYLCSPRPGSKGERLVLDLDSLGMLREEATSHVVYAEACHLDGRLLKSRGITFRQLPYDFLVNH